The genomic window GGTGATGAAGTTATTATGCCAAGTTTTACCTTTGTTTCTACCGCTAATGCATTTGTGCTAAGGGGAGCGACGATTGTATTTATCGATATCCGGCCCGATACCATGAATATGGATGAAAATAAAATTGAAGCGGCGATCACCGCCAAAACTCGCGCCATTGTCCCTGTTCACTATGCTGGTGTGGCTTGTGAGATGGATACCATTATGGCATTGGCAGAAAAACACCATCTTTATGTGGTTGAAGATGCCGCTCAAGGTGTTATGTCGACTTATAAAGGGAAAGCGCTTGGCACGCTAGGTCATATTGGTTGTTATAGTTTTCATGAAACGAAAAATTACTCTTCCGGTGGTGAGGGTGGTGCTGTATTGATTAATAATCCTTCGCTTATTGAGCGAGCAGAGGTTGTGCGGGAAAAAGGCACGGATCGCAGTCAGTTTTTCCGCGGGCAAGTTGATAAATATACCTGGCGAGATATTGGTTCCAGTTATTTAATGTCAGATCTACAAGCGGCTTATTTATGGGCGCAATTGGAGCAGGCGGAAAAGGTTAATCAGCGTAGGTTAGATTTATGGAAAAACTATTATCAAGCACTTAAACCTTTAGCTGAAATTGGTAAGCTAGATTTACCTGTTATACCCCCAGATTTGCAACAAAATGCCCATATGTTCTATATCAAACTGAAAGATATTAAACAAAGAACAGCATTTAATAAGCATATGCAAGCAGTGAATATTTTAACGGTATTTCACTATGTTGCTTTACACTCCAGCCCAGCAGGCCATAAATTTGGTCGTTTTCATGGTGATGATTGTTTTACGACGAAAGAAAGTGAACGTTTAGTTCGTTTACCAATGTTCTATAATCTTACCGATGAAGAACAGCACCAGGTAATCAAGCAAATCCGATGTTTTTTTGCGTGATATGTCATTAGCTAAAGCGTCTGTATGGACAGCGATTTCAACCTTGATAAAAATTGGGGCAGGGTTAGTCGTTATCAAATTGTTGGCTGTTTCTTTTGGTCCGAGTGGTGTTGGTCAAGCAGGAAATTTCCGTCAACTGATTACTGTACTTGGTGTTTTATCGGGTGCAGGGATCTTCAATGGTGTGACCAAATATGTTGCCGAATACCATCAGACACCCACAAAATTAACTGCTGTAATAGGCACTTCATCATCCATTATTTTGGGTTTTTCAACTCTATTAGCGCTTATTTTTTTACTATTTAGCTCATTTATTAGTCTGGCTCTATTTGGTCATACACATTATCAAACGGTTATTTGTGCCTTAGCATTGATACAAATGGGGATTGCGTATGCGAATTATTTTCTGGCTATATTAAAAGGTTTCCGTGATGCCAAAGGTAATGCGCTATCGATTATTATTGGTAGTTTAGCAGGAGTGATTGCTTACTATTTTTGTTTTAGATTAAGTGGTTATCAAGGAGCGCTAATAGGATTAGCTTTAGTTCCTGCATTGATTGTTGTGCCAGCAGCGATCATGATTTTACACCATAAACAACTCAATTGGTCGTTTTTAAAACCAAATTGGAATAAGGCTATTGCTCATCACTTAGCTAAATTTACCTTAATGGCGTTAATAACTTCAGTAACGTTACCGGTTGCCTATATTATGATGAGAAATTTATTGGCTGAGAGATATAGTTGGGATGAGGTGGGTATTTGGCAGGCAGTGACTAGTATTTCAGATGCTTATTTACAGTTTATTACTGCATCTTTTACCGTCTATTTATTGCCAACTTTAGCTAAATTGCAGCATAGAGATGAGATTAGTGCAGAAATTTTTAAAGCGCTAAAGTTTGTTTTACCGGCGGTAGCGTTAGCTAGTTTTACCGTATGGCTATTGCGAGATGTGGCAATTTGGTTGCTTTTTTCCGATAAATTTCTCGCCATGCGCGATCTTTTTGCTTGGCAGTTGATTGGTGACGTATTGAAAGTCGGCGCTTATGTGTTCGGTTATTTAGTTATTGCTAAGGCAGCATTACGATTTTACATTTTAACGGAAGTGACTCAATTTGCGTTGTTAACTGGGTTTGCTTATTGGTTAATACCTGCTTACGGCGCTTTAGGTGCTGCCCAGGCCTATATGGCAACTTATATCGTTTATTTTATGCTTTGTAGTGGCATATTCTATCTTTACCGCAGGCGGACATGAAAACCTTAATCCATGTATTAGGCTCTGACATCCCACATCATAATCAGACAGTGTTAGCATTTTTTAATGATGTTTTATCTTTGTCAATGCCATCACGAGAAAAGAGACAGTTTATGGTTGTTAGTCGTGATCTCACGCTAGCATCACACTATCC from Arsenophonus sp. aPb includes these protein-coding regions:
- the rffA gene encoding dTDP-4-amino-4,6-dideoxygalactose transaminase; amino-acid sequence: MIPFNKPPIIGTELGYMQEAMQSGKLCGDGHFTQRCEKWLESHFQCPKALLTPSCTAALEMAAILLDIKPGDEVIMPSFTFVSTANAFVLRGATIVFIDIRPDTMNMDENKIEAAITAKTRAIVPVHYAGVACEMDTIMALAEKHHLYVVEDAAQGVMSTYKGKALGTLGHIGCYSFHETKNYSSGGEGGAVLINNPSLIERAEVVREKGTDRSQFFRGQVDKYTWRDIGSSYLMSDLQAAYLWAQLEQAEKVNQRRLDLWKNYYQALKPLAEIGKLDLPVIPPDLQQNAHMFYIKLKDIKQRTAFNKHMQAVNILTVFHYVALHSSPAGHKFGRFHGDDCFTTKESERLVRLPMFYNLTDEEQHQVIKQIRCFFA
- the wzxE gene encoding lipid III flippase WzxE, which translates into the protein MSLAKASVWTAISTLIKIGAGLVVIKLLAVSFGPSGVGQAGNFRQLITVLGVLSGAGIFNGVTKYVAEYHQTPTKLTAVIGTSSSIILGFSTLLALIFLLFSSFISLALFGHTHYQTVICALALIQMGIAYANYFLAILKGFRDAKGNALSIIIGSLAGVIAYYFCFRLSGYQGALIGLALVPALIVVPAAIMILHHKQLNWSFLKPNWNKAIAHHLAKFTLMALITSVTLPVAYIMMRNLLAERYSWDEVGIWQAVTSISDAYLQFITASFTVYLLPTLAKLQHRDEISAEIFKALKFVLPAVALASFTVWLLRDVAIWLLFSDKFLAMRDLFAWQLIGDVLKVGAYVFGYLVIAKAALRFYILTEVTQFALLTGFAYWLIPAYGALGAAQAYMATYIVYFMLCSGIFYLYRRRT